A genomic window from Vitis riparia cultivar Riparia Gloire de Montpellier isolate 1030 chromosome 18, EGFV_Vit.rip_1.0, whole genome shotgun sequence includes:
- the LOC117907405 gene encoding branched-chain-amino-acid aminotransferase 2, chloroplastic-like isoform X1 has protein sequence MISRRACFRNLILSLRTGSTASKLRSSNCFTSRTAPSLQPLVEPSPYSDDEYADVDWDNLGFGLIPTDYMYTTKCSEGGSFEEGHLSRYGNIELSPSAGVLNYGQGLFEGTKAYRRENGRLCLFRPDQNAIRMQVGAERMCMPSPSIHHFVEAVKQTALANKRWIPPPGKGSLYIRPLLMGSGPVLGLGPAPECTFLIYASPVGNYFKQVSAPLNLFIDDEYHRAARGGAGGVKAITNYSPVLRAQSRAKSRGFSDVLFLDSVNKKNIEEVSSCNIFIVKDNVISTPATGGTILEGVTRKSIIDIALDHGYQVKERCIPVEEVMEADEVFCTGTAVGVAAVGSITYQGKRVGYKSGDRCVSQELLSMYTGIQKGHIEDKKGWILEID, from the exons ATGATCAGTAGGAGGGCCTGCTTTCGCAATTTGATCCTATCTCTAAGAACGGGTTCCACTGCATCTAAG CTTAGATCTTCCAATTGCTTTACGTCGAGGACTGCACCTTCCTTGCAGCCACTGGTCGAGCCATCTCCTTATAG TGATGATGAGTATGCTGATGTGGACTGGGACAATCTGGGATTTGGTCTAATACCCACCGATTACATGTACACAACAAAATGCTCCGAGGGTGGTAGTTTTGAAGAAGGCCATCTTAGTCGCTATGGAAATATCGAGTTGAGCCCTTCTGCTGGTGTGTTAAATTATGGACAG GGGCTGTTTGAAGGCACCAAAGCCTATAGGAGAGAAAATGGACGCCTCTGCCTCTTCCGCCCTGATCAGAATGCCATCCGTATGCAGGTTGGTGCAGAAAGAATGTGCATGCCTTCCCCGtccatccatcattttgtaGAAGCTGTCAAGCAAACCGCTCTCGCTAACAAGCGCTGG ATTCCTCCTCCAGGAAAAGGGTCACTGTATATTAGACCTTTGCTCATGGGGAGTGGACCCGTATTGGGTTTAGGCCCAGCACCTGAATGCACATTCCTCATATATGCTTCCCCTGTTGGCAACTATTTCAAG CAGGTTTCGGCACCATTGAACCTATTTATTGACGATGAGTATCATCGTGCAGCTCGTGGAGGGGCTGGAGGGGTAAAAGCCATTACCAACTATTCTCCT GTTTTGAGAGCACAAAGTAGAGCAAAGAGTAGAGGGTTCTCTGATGTGCTATTCCTTGATTCAGTGAATAAGAAAAACATCGAGGAGGTCTCTTCTTGTAACATCTTCATTGTGAAG GATAATGTTATTTCAACTCCAGCTACAGGAGGAACTATTCTTGAAGGAGTGACTCGAAAAAGCATTATTGACATTGCTCTTGATCATGGTTACCAG GTTAAGGAGCGATGTATTCCGGTGGAGGAAGTGATGGAAGCCGATGAAGTTTTCTGCACCGGAACCGCTGTTGGTGTAGCTGCGGTGGGAAGTATTACATATCAAGGCAAAAG GGTGGGATACAAATCGGGTGATCGGTGTGTGAGTCAGGAACTGTTGTCAATGTATACGGGGATTCAAAAAGGTCATATTGAGGACAAGAAGGGCTGGATTCTTGAGATTGACTAA
- the LOC117907405 gene encoding branched-chain-amino-acid aminotransferase 2, chloroplastic-like isoform X2 gives MISRRACFRNLILSLRTGSTASKLRSSNCFTSRTAPSLQPLVEPSPYSDDEYADVDWDNLGFGLIPTDYMYTTKCSEGGSFEEGHLSRYGNIELSPSAGVLNYGQGLFEGTKAYRRENGRLCLFRPDQNAIRMQVGAERMCMPSPSIHHFVEAVKQTALANKRWIPPPGKGSLYIRPLLMGSGPVLGLGPAPECTFLIYASPVGNYFKVSAPLNLFIDDEYHRAARGGAGGVKAITNYSPVLRAQSRAKSRGFSDVLFLDSVNKKNIEEVSSCNIFIVKDNVISTPATGGTILEGVTRKSIIDIALDHGYQVKERCIPVEEVMEADEVFCTGTAVGVAAVGSITYQGKRVGYKSGDRCVSQELLSMYTGIQKGHIEDKKGWILEID, from the exons ATGATCAGTAGGAGGGCCTGCTTTCGCAATTTGATCCTATCTCTAAGAACGGGTTCCACTGCATCTAAG CTTAGATCTTCCAATTGCTTTACGTCGAGGACTGCACCTTCCTTGCAGCCACTGGTCGAGCCATCTCCTTATAG TGATGATGAGTATGCTGATGTGGACTGGGACAATCTGGGATTTGGTCTAATACCCACCGATTACATGTACACAACAAAATGCTCCGAGGGTGGTAGTTTTGAAGAAGGCCATCTTAGTCGCTATGGAAATATCGAGTTGAGCCCTTCTGCTGGTGTGTTAAATTATGGACAG GGGCTGTTTGAAGGCACCAAAGCCTATAGGAGAGAAAATGGACGCCTCTGCCTCTTCCGCCCTGATCAGAATGCCATCCGTATGCAGGTTGGTGCAGAAAGAATGTGCATGCCTTCCCCGtccatccatcattttgtaGAAGCTGTCAAGCAAACCGCTCTCGCTAACAAGCGCTGG ATTCCTCCTCCAGGAAAAGGGTCACTGTATATTAGACCTTTGCTCATGGGGAGTGGACCCGTATTGGGTTTAGGCCCAGCACCTGAATGCACATTCCTCATATATGCTTCCCCTGTTGGCAACTATTTCAAG GTTTCGGCACCATTGAACCTATTTATTGACGATGAGTATCATCGTGCAGCTCGTGGAGGGGCTGGAGGGGTAAAAGCCATTACCAACTATTCTCCT GTTTTGAGAGCACAAAGTAGAGCAAAGAGTAGAGGGTTCTCTGATGTGCTATTCCTTGATTCAGTGAATAAGAAAAACATCGAGGAGGTCTCTTCTTGTAACATCTTCATTGTGAAG GATAATGTTATTTCAACTCCAGCTACAGGAGGAACTATTCTTGAAGGAGTGACTCGAAAAAGCATTATTGACATTGCTCTTGATCATGGTTACCAG GTTAAGGAGCGATGTATTCCGGTGGAGGAAGTGATGGAAGCCGATGAAGTTTTCTGCACCGGAACCGCTGTTGGTGTAGCTGCGGTGGGAAGTATTACATATCAAGGCAAAAG GGTGGGATACAAATCGGGTGATCGGTGTGTGAGTCAGGAACTGTTGTCAATGTATACGGGGATTCAAAAAGGTCATATTGAGGACAAGAAGGGCTGGATTCTTGAGATTGACTAA